The genomic region TTCCAATCAATTCAAATTCGTTGGCCGATTCAACTTTTACATTAACGAATTCGCCTTTTGGTAGCGCAGCCTTAATGTGCACGATATTATCAATTTCAGGTGAATCAAATTCCGTCCGTCCCACCGAAACGGTATCGCCACTTTTATCCACCAATACTTTAAAAGTTTGCCCAATCATAGCTTCATTCTTCTCTGAACTAATACTCGCTTGCATATCCATAATGGCAGCTTTTCGGTTATTTTTTACTTCAGCTGGAACATTGTCATCGAGCGCTTCTGCCAAAGTGCCTTCTTCTTCTGAATAAGTAAAAACGCCCAAGCGGTCAAATTCCATTTCTTCTATAAAATCATATAATTCTTTAAAATGGTCATCTGTCTCACCGGGATATCCCACAATGAGTGTGGTTCGAATTCGAATTTCAGGAATTGCTTTTCGCAACTTTTGTACACGATTACGGATACCCTCTTGCCCTAATCCTCGTCGCATGGATTTTAAAATTTTATCCGAACCATGTTGAATGGGCATATCTAAATATCGGCATACCCTTTTTGATTCTGCCATTGAATCAATAATCCGTTGTGACAAATGGGCTGGATGGGCATAATGGAGACGAATCCAATCAATATCGAGATTATTCAATTCTAATATTAAATCGCTGAGATATTTTTTTGGTTTAAGATCCCAGCCATAACTGGTGGAATCCTGGGCGATGACCAGCATTTCTTTTACGCCTTGTTCAACCAACTTTTCCGCTTCCCACATAATGGAGTCAATGCCACGGCTTTTCTGCAATCCCCGCATAATGGGAATGCTACAAAACGAACAACCATTGTCACATCCTTCGGCAATTTTCAAATAGGCATAATGACTGGGGGTCATCAAGGAGCGATAAAACAATGGATCATCCTGGGCAAATTCTTTCCCTGTCAAAAATGATGCAATTTGTTTATGATCATTGCTGCCAAAAAAGCGATCTACTTCGGGAATTTCTGTTGCCAATTCTTCTGGATATCTTTCGGATAGACACCCCATAACCACGAGCTGTTTTAGTTTTCCGGACTTTTTCAGTTCAGCCGCCTGAAGAATCGTTTCGATTGATTCTTCTCTAGCCATATCCAAAAACCCACAGGTATTTACCACAATGGTGTCCGCTTCTTCTGGTTCTTGTGTAATATCAAAATTGGAATTTTTAAGTCCACCTAAAAGAATTTCAGAATCAACCAATGCTTTGGCACAACCCAGGCTAATCAAATTCAATTTTTGATTTTTGTCACTCATTCTTCTTCTGCCGTCCCCAATAATCCTTGTACGTACTCAATTCGATTAAAGACAAAAAGATCAGCAAGATCTTCTCCCACGCCAATAAATTTCACAGGAATATCCAATTCTTTGAATAATGGGAAAACAATACCCCCTTTTGCAGTACCATCCATCTTAGTCAAAACAGCACCATCGACTTGAACCGTATTGGCAAACTCCCGCGCTTGGATTAATGAATTTTGTCCCAAACTAGCATCCAATGTAATCAGTGAGTGAATTTCAAAATCTGGGAATCGCGTTTCGGCAACACGATACATTTTTTCCAATTC from Candidatus Neomarinimicrobiota bacterium harbors:
- the rimO gene encoding 30S ribosomal protein S12 methylthiotransferase RimO, with translation MSDKNQKLNLISLGCAKALVDSEILLGGLKNSNFDITQEPEEADTIVVNTCGFLDMAREESIETILQAAELKKSGKLKQLVVMGCLSERYPEELATEIPEVDRFFGSNDHKQIASFLTGKEFAQDDPLFYRSLMTPSHYAYLKIAEGCDNGCSFCSIPIMRGLQKSRGIDSIMWEAEKLVEQGVKEMLVIAQDSTSYGWDLKPKKYLSDLILELNNLDIDWIRLHYAHPAHLSQRIIDSMAESKRVCRYLDMPIQHGSDKILKSMRRGLGQEGIRNRVQKLRKAIPEIRIRTTLIVGYPGETDDHFKELYDFIEEMEFDRLGVFTYSEEEGTLAEALDDNVPAEVKNNRKAAIMDMQASISSEKNEAMIGQTFKVLVDKSGDTVSVGRTEFDSPEIDNIVHIKAALPKGEFVNVKVESANEFELIGSPI
- a CDS encoding signal recognition particle-docking protein FtsY; this encodes ELEKMYRVAETRFPDFEIHSLITLDASLGQNSLIQAREFANTVQVDGAVLTKMDGTAKGGIVFPLFKELDIPVKFIGVGEDLADLFVFNRIEYVQGLLGTAEEE